Sequence from the Thunnus maccoyii chromosome 11, fThuMac1.1, whole genome shotgun sequence genome:
GGGTGAACTGTTCTTCACGAATGAATGCTCACCTACATTCAACATCATTGTGACGCTGCCGATATATTTGGTTGCTACATTTTACTGCTTCCGCCCAGGTTAGCAACATTTTAGCTGCTTCCGTTAGCAGGGGAGGCTGCAAACTTTTAACGTGTCGGTCATAAATTGTACCGATCGCACAATGATGGACCCCGTATttgcaggtaaataaatgttttcactaGATCGGAGTGTGACTGACCGTCATCTGGATTTGTGAATGACTGTGAAGCAGTGAGTTAGCATTAGCTGTTACAAAGGTTACCGTGATGTCTTATCAGCTAACTGTAGAGCAGCAGCGAAAGATTGAAGAGAACAGACGGAAAGCTTTGGAGAGAAGAGCCCAGAGACTTGGACAGACTGTCACCACCAATAAGCAGAACTCACCAGGCTACAACAGTACATCAGTAAACGTATTTCAGCCACCTAAACAGAGCGCTCTTCCAGATCCTGCAACGCTAAGTCATCACAGAGAAACTAATGACCAAGCTTCTGCACCAATGCGGTTTGTTCCGCCCTTCAAAAAAGACTCACAAAGTTTCAGTAATCAAAACCCAAAGCTCCAGCAGGTATCTGGCACTGGGAACCAAATCAAGCATAACTTTGCTTCGTCAAGACAGGTGAGATCTGAGCTTGAATGTTAAAGTTCCCCAcgagacatgttttaagatatagGCCTATATAAAATGCTCTACTTTGATTAATAATATgtatctgattaaaaaaaacaacatatttttgagtggaggggggacTTTAAATAAGTTACTATTGGGTGGAAAATAACTTCAGAGTCTTTCTTGATGCGTGTTACTGTCTTTCCTTTTAGATACAAGTTATTGACCCACTTCCTCAGGCAAAAAGTCAACATGTGAACAGCCCTGTCTTGCCTAGCGGAGGAAGCTTTGGTGTGAAGACGTCTCAGCCCAAACCGAACCCTACTTCCAGCGGCTCTGGTGGTGCAGTCAGCTCATTCTACAAGCAACCAAACAAACCCGCCCAAAGTCCTGTAGCACAGCTTCCCACAAACTCCTCAACTTCAAACGCTGTACCTGCAAAAAAGCCTGCCATTTCTGTGATAGGAAAATGTGTAACTCACACAGAGGGCCGTTTCAGAGTAGAAGTGGGCTACCATGTAGAGCTTATTGCTGTTTTCAAATCCATCCCCTCCAAGAACTATGGTAAGTAACTGCAGCCCCACACCTCTCACCACCCTTGGGGAATACCACCACAAATACATGTTCAACCTGTAGGAAACACTGGTATATATATTGAAATATGAgcatatattatataaatgaggcacattttcttattttgtttaaagttCAATTAGATAGGTCagtatgaatacatttttaaaagtagtAGGGGAATGCAAATGCAATGACAGCATCATCGATTACAAACTGGAATTTAAACACAATATTCAAGAAAGGACAGCATGAACAAAGCCTCCTCCTTTCTCATGCTTGGTTTACTTCACATATCAAACTCAGACCAAAACAGGTGTAAATCAAGTAGATTCTGCAGCACCAAGTCCCAAATAGGTCTGTGGTTAGAGCCTCAGTAGTTGTTCACTGACTGTATTGTGTTCTGCAGCAGCCAGTATTGCAATTGTCAAATAATGACCAGCCCTGGCATCACACAATGCATCTGCCCACGCAACTGGGACAACCTGCTAGTCAAGACAAATAATGAATGTCTGAACTCACCACAATCAAAGCAATATAAACTGCTATCTTTGGCCAAAGCTACACAACTCTTCTCTGTAGAACAAACCAGGTACACAAATCTTTCATCCGTAGCACAATCAGTTTTCTAAACAGCAATACCAAATTCCAACATGTAGTAATTTCACTCTTCATGTCTGGTTTTCTAATCATCTAATCATCTCTATAACTGTGCTGTCCTCTGAGATAATAAAGTAGCATGTTCTTTCTGTCTTAGATCCTGCCACAAAGAAGTGGAACTTCGGTCTGGAGGACTATCAGCAGCTAAGTATGTACATTAGGGAAATTGCCAGATGAAATATTTTGACTCAAGCATGCACTCTTTTAGAAGTATCCTAAATTTAAAGTCATGAGAGATGCTGCATCTGCTCCGTCTTGACTTACTGTATGGGTCTTGGCTCTGTCGCAGTGGAGGAAGCAGCAGCTATTGCCTCTGTGTCTTTGAGGCCTCTGGAGGGAATGGATGCGGTGGACGTGGCAGCAGCCACCAGCCGAGCTCGTGATGGTGCAGCACTGGGGGCTCTGCTGAAGCTGTGTAACGGCTGGCAGAGGCCTGGGGCCACTCTGCAGGGCCAGTGCATCCTGGTGTCTGCGACGAAGTTTGAGGTTGACATTGGGTACCATGTCGATGTCATTGCAGCATTTAAGCAAATGCCAACAAAGAGCTATGGTAACAGTCAAATTATGCAATTAATATCCTTATCATTCATCatgtttcatttgcattttacgGCTTctgatacagttttttttaatcatttgttggttgttttggaagacatgaaaacaagaaagtGGAGCTTTTCACTTGAGGATTACAAGAGACTCAGTGAGTaacatttgctttattttgcaGTTTCATCTATGATCTTTTGTGttcctgtttgtctctgttACATTCACCATCTTGTATAACTGTGCTGTGTTCCATACCCAGTGGATCTCCTCGGTGGGATAGCAGCAGTGGAGGTGGAGCCTCTGCCCAGGGCAATAATCCAAGCTTTCTCTGCCAGTTTTGATGGGCCCCGAGCCAGGTCTGTAGACGTCCCTGAGGCAGACCTCTCCAGCATTGAGCCCAAGCTCACCTGCAGCCTAATGCCCTTCCAGAGGGAGGGAGTCAAGTAGGTGCCTTTGGACAGCCGTTAGTGTAACACCTCTGTCAATAGCAGAGACAGTTATTCATAAGTGATGTGCTCAGTCTcgtgcaaataaaaaaatacttaacaAGTCACTTATTGTTTGCCATTTCTCTGTGATATTAAGTTTCTGTAGATTTAAAGGGTCAGATCACTGTGGCTCCACTCATTTTCCAGCTGTCTGTATTAATATTTCTTTGTGTCCCTACAGTTTTGCAGTGTCTAAACAAGGCCGCCTCCTCCTGGCTGACGACATGGGCCTGGGGAAGACGGTGCAGGCCATCTGTATAGCAGCCTATTACAGGAGCGAGTGGCCCTTGCTGGTGGTGGCTCCTTCCTCTGTGCGATTCACATGGGCTGAGGTAAACAGACATTCAGCAGAAGTTAATCAAAGTTATGTGCCTGGAAGAAAAATAGCTGATTACTTAGTTGGTGTTAAGATTGTATCACTTTGTTTCCATTTAATCGCATCATTATTGGATTGCATTAAGTCAGCAGGTATTAAATATATCCTTCTTTAGACTCCTTTGACAAAGTTCTGACCTACACATTATAATGTTGGTTTCTGCTTTAACCTCTCTGCATTGGAGGAATGTTAACACTGTTCCCCAAGGACTGCAAGCACTTTGTTAAGGACTTTATCTTCAGTGGGGAAGATGGCAGTATTGAGTTTCATGCTtccatttttttgtctgacagGTGCAGATGATAATTTAAAAACgtgaattgtttttttatgataaaGATGCTTATACTGTACAGTTTAGTTATTTGGCCACTTTGGTGAATTCTGTCTTGCACAAAGAGCTGCTTTTTCTGACATAAAAGCTTGAAATATATTGTTTACAGTttgcatcatttttattttcctgtacTTGAAAGCATACAGTTGACAGGTGCACTTCTTGGACCACAAAGCCACCGTGACGCCCCCACACTTGGCATCAGAGAAATGTTCAAGCCTCTTTGACCTCATTTTACTTGTGCAATTTTCACACTTTCTACTTTCAGAGTTCATCTCAGGTGTCACTTTTCTGTGTGTCTTGTAGCCACTATTCTCTGCTTAACTCACAGAAGCATTAACAGGCTACACCAGCAGTACATTTTCAGACAAGCGTTCTTGACCTTCTGTTTACTGACAAGACAGTCTAATAGATAGATATCTTGGATCAAATGTGATTCACCAATCGGGAGTTGGAATTGTGGTGGAGAGTTTAGTCACAGGATATGGTCCCATTAAAGAACACTTACTCTGTCTGACTCGGCTCTTATCTGCGCCATTAGACTTGTGCATTTGGCCAAATCTACTGCAAAGTATGGGAGCTTATAAtttagtgagtttcagctcggTTGGCAGGCGAATGGAGAGTTAATGAATTGTCAGAAACATTCGGGCCACAGTGGACAATTCTTCGAAGCACAATGATTGGTTGTTCAAAATGCAGCTGTGATAGCagttaaaatgaattatttgtGATTAGTAACTTTTTAACCAACTGTCAGtgacaaaattaattttattgaaTGTGTGTTGAGAGATTAATATATTTCCAGTGTATGTGGAAAAGTAAATCCTAGAAACCAATATTGTTATGTTGAAGTCTTTGCCTGAGTGTCATGAGTCAGTAACTTTGTCTGCAGGCCTTCAGACGATGGCTCCCCTCTCTGACTCCTGACAGCATCAATGTGGTGGTGAAGGCCAAAGACCATCTGCGGTCTGGTTTGGTCAACATCATCAGCTACGACCTCTTGAGTAGGATGgacaagcagcagcagggaaATCCCTTCAATGTTCTCATCATGGTCAGTTGTAAGGTTGAACTGTGTAGTATTCAGACATAACTGTTTGCAGCTAAAATGCTCaagtttttccctttttttttcttttttttttttttacttcagtcAGTAGATTCATTGATTGATACTGGAAACAAGTTTTCTAAGATGTTTATGATGTCTTTGTCATTCTGTGCAGGATGAGTCTCACTTTCTGAAGAACATAAAGACTGCTCGTTGTAAGTCAGCTTTGCCTCTGCTAAAGgtgattttctttctcttctttttcatctAATTTTGCATTTGAATTCAGAATATTATAACCTATACCAAAGAGATCATGTTCTTATTTGTTAGTGATGTTGCCTGGCTTTAGCaggatatctcaaaaacagggTCCTGTTCAAAGAAGCAGATCAAGACTTATCAAGATTATAGCTTTGCTGAGAAAAGCAGTAGAGTTTTCCTTTGTATTAGTCTATGGAAATGCAGAGTACTGAGGGAGCTCCAGCTTTTGCAAGCAAAATTATCCAGATAGTTCAGTAAAACTGTTGAAACAAGCCTTGGTTTGCATAAAATTGGGCCTCTGAACAATTGATTCTATTTCCGTGGATCCTGGGATTTTTGCCATCAGACTTTTGTAATTCTTTTTACCCTTAACTAACAGAGGCTGTCTCGcagctgtgtgtgcacacgATCCATTTATCTATCCGCTTTACCACcaacagtgaaaacacaatACAGACTCACATGAGACGAAAGTAAATGCAAGTTAATCGTTTCAGTTGTCATTGGATGAACAACAGGATGCTTATTTTTCAGCTATGTCAATCTCAGTATGTGTGAATACACATGTTACAACTTGCATTGGGTACACTCATTGGGCCTATGAGCAATAGGCATAATGTACTGAACTGTGGTGGAACAGTGAGGTGGAAGATAGTTCAGCGTTGTCAGAGTGGTTCACTCTCTGAGGGTTTACTATTtgaacttgaaacttgaaaaaaagacagtttcTGCACTACGCAAGTTTCCAAAGCTGTTTGATAATCATTTCATACCTctgagaccttttttttttatttgcacaccTGCCACAGGTGCTGATGGGATCCCTGCACTGATGCACAGTTTTGTCTGTGTTACTGTATTAGAGAGATTATTGTTTtgtatatgtaatatgtatgAATATTGGCTGGTAACATACATCAAACCAGCCAACGTTGCAACATTACAGCtcatgtttgggttttttggcTCTAGGTTGGGTTTAATTTCTTGCTCTGTCACCTTGCAGTGTTCCTAATCAGACATATTTTTCTGTCCTCAGGCAGCGAAGAGAGTAATTCTTCTGTCTGGGACCCCTGCCATGTCCAGACCATCTGAGCTCTACACACAGATTCTGGCTGTCAGACCAACACTCTTCCCACGGTTCCATGACTTTGGGATTCGCTACTGCGATGCCAAACAGGTAGCTTAAATCTGAGGAACCCTCGTCTGTCTAAGTGTGACACTTAGTACTGTTAAGATTTAGTAATTCCAGGACACACAGAGGACATAGATGGCTTTAGGTGTGCAATTTGCATGTATTGATTTATCTGCCTCACCGTACTTTCCAGGAGATGTCCAGTATGTGCACTAGTGTCAGACACACAAtggagattttaaaaaaggatcaaaattgaTGCCGCAGAACCAGAGATGACATTATTCCATGTCAAAACCAGGcaactacattacccacaatgcaactgaACTTCAAATGGTCAGAGATTTGGATTTGTTATGCTAGTAGTTGCCAATGTAGCCTTGAGCTGCTAGTCTCAAGCAGAGAAGATGAGCGAACCACAGAGGTCTGGTagcctcacttctttctaactccactttttcaaacttgtagtcttcagccccaaccgaTGCTGCATTAAGTGACACCACTTGAAGATTTTTTTGCCGCTCCCcttttcacatacagtatgtagtagttCTCTCCAAGACCTGTAAagagactttgatgtgtaaaattggtagTTCCCCTTCAAAAGTAGTTGGTTTTTAGGTGTCAAAAGATACTTTTACcagtatttttttccatttatttcatcTCCTTTTGTTGCTCTACTCTTTCCACGAACGTTTAAATTGACTAATATCTTAGCTTTTATGACTTCTAGTTAGTCTCTGACTGATCCTGGTGTATGATCGAAAATAACTCTGATATTGAACACTTCCAACTCCAAGGGTCTGGCCACCTGCTCTCAGTTtttcagctctgcctcctgTGCCTCTTTCCCatcttttcttaatttctctCTTCTGCATCATTGCTTATCCCCTCCTCTAGATGACTTGGGGCTGGGATTACTCGGGCTCCTCTAATCTTGGGGAGTtaaagctgctgctggaggagtgTCTGATGTTGCGCCGCCTCAAGTCTGAAGTTCTCTCCCAGCTCCCTGCTAAACAGCGCAAGGTTGTCACAGTGACTATAGATGGGATCAACACCCGCACAAAAGCTGCTCTGTCAGCTGCAGCCAAGGAGTTGGCCAAGGGACATCGCAATGTGAGTTACAAATGTTCCCCTTAGCCCTTAGAATTTGAAGTTTTTGTAAGCATAAGTATTCACAAAAATCTCAAAGATAAGTTGCTCCAGAAATATATGACTTTCCAGTTTTCACAATGAGTGAAAATTCAACCAATCTTTGCATCACTTGCAGATTTCTCCTaaaaaaaatggtcaaatgaaacaagtaaaataacacaaaaattgAGCTAATTGCATCTAAGGTTTTGAGAGAAGCTGTGCAAAGTCCTGATgcaataattacaaaaaaaaaattgttgctgaaaaatgtaaaaaaataaaaaaataaataaatgaaaaaaacccaaacctcCTAATTAAATGTATCCCAAAAAGACAAACCTTCATGGACATGCAAATTAGAAGtagaccataaaaacatgaacattataCATATTCATTATACATACAGATACCTAGCAAGAGGGGGTCAAAGACtgatgcatatacagtatatcaattatataaaatactaTGATATCAATATACATTATTTGGAGTAAAGTAAATAAGTTTAGTGTATATCACCAATTCTATGTACCTCACCAAATTCAACAAGTTCTCCCATTAACAAAAAATAGAATACAGAAGTTCACTGTCCTTAAAATCAAGACTCTGGGATTAAAAAGGCCTCACAGTTAAGAAGAGCTTGAGAAATCTTTGTTTAGGCCAAAGAAGAtgtgtttcctctttcctcttcttcataTGAGGGAGTCCTTTCAGTCCTCAGACACTCACAAGTACTTTTAAAACGACCCCGGATACTCCAGTGAGcattattttaagtgtttatacACTCCGATGGGACTGAGTTGCTGAGCCTGATTGTGCATAATCACACTGCTCCTCGGAGGAATGGCTCTCTTATCAAATCATCAAACAGAATCTGCTGTCAGTTCTTATCTTGTGTTGTCCCTTATCTCTCTTTCAGAAAATGGAAGAGAAGGCAGCCCTCCTCGTCTTTTATAACCACACAGCTGAAGCCAAGCTGCAAGCCATTATGTACGTACAGTCCTTCTAACGGTGGGGATCAGTAATTCAAATCGGCTTGATGAGTACTTAGATTAAATTGTAAAATGAATCAGAATCTGTAGTCAGTGTACTGTAATTGCACAAGCTTTTTGAGACGAGAGAGTTTTAGCAAGTACGCATAAAAATGGAATATTTTCATGAGCTTCTTTGGCAAAAGTGCTGTGTTGTTTCTGCCACTGACAGGGAGTACATCACAGACATGTTGGAGGGCGGGAGAGAGAAGTTTCTAGTGTTTGCTCATCATAAGTTAGTCCTGGATCATATCACCGCTGAACTGGGAAAAAAGGTGAGTGAGATGTACAGATAACATGCTGcacaataatattaatatatatatgcacataaaaaaagcatgtttttactttttaactaTTACAGTAACTCCAAGGTCAACATCAGTACCTGCAGGGAACAAGTTTGGGGAGTATTGAGCACATTTGAGCTCaattatttactatttattatttttataagaATTGctttaataaattaaagctgcaagcagcgatgaacgggcCTCCGCATGTCAGGCTGCGgtgcaatcgaagggcttctgtcacgggcatgtagatgtcttcagacccgggctgttttcagacagtgcaagaaggagataaacatcacttcctttgtccactattttgcctgctgctggggctgcttcgctgaaatttTGTGGGGGGCGCTaatcagccagtttgcatcactgatggaatattgtcacgtagacgtgttcaggctgggactcttatcaaacatgaaaagtttggtccagactgcatttacaataaagttatagcaacttcctctgtcatggcaaaacatcaaatctcaacggtgtgaggatgagaattttctgcagggtgagacatgtctgtcttgctcacacctgtgtcatcaaaattatgcaagttttgtgcccattcacttgaatttcaattagtaaattgaaaacttttgatgagtttgtgtgtaaaacaaattaatttcctaattttcatcaagtctatttttagaaaaggaaagacttgacctggtcaaagtttgattgacatgtgtactgtcaggtgtgtagagacaataagtaactgcagctggacacagaaaaatactcatacagcgctgcttgaaagtttgtgaacccttttttttttctgtatttctgcataaatatgacctaaaacgtgatcagatatttacacaagtccgAAAATTAGAcaaagtgaacccaattaaacaaatgggacaaaaaaaaatcatctttttcatttatttattgaggaaaattatccaatcttacacatttgtgtgaggcaaaagtatgtgaacccttgctttcagtaactggtgtgacccccttttgcagctataacttcaaccaaacactgtttatcagccctgc
This genomic interval carries:
- the smarcal1 gene encoding SWI/SNF-related matrix-associated actin-dependent regulator of chromatin subfamily A-like protein 1 isoform X2; amino-acid sequence: MEEAAAIASVSLRPLEGMDAVDVAAATSRARDGAALGALLKLCNGWQRPGATLQGQCILVSATKFEVDIGYHVDVIAAFKQMPTKSYDMKTRKWSFSLEDYKRLMDLLGGIAAVEVEPLPRAIIQAFSASFDGPRARSVDVPEADLSSIEPKLTCSLMPFQREGVNFAVSKQGRLLLADDMGLGKTVQAICIAAYYRSEWPLLVVAPSSVRFTWAEAFRRWLPSLTPDSINVVVKAKDHLRSGLVNIISYDLLSRMDKQQQGNPFNVLIMDESHFLKNIKTARCKSALPLLKAAKRVILLSGTPAMSRPSELYTQILAVRPTLFPRFHDFGIRYCDAKQMTWGWDYSGSSNLGELKLLLEECLMLRRLKSEVLSQLPAKQRKVVTVTIDGINTRTKAALSAAAKELAKGHRNKMEEKAALLVFYNHTAEAKLQAIMEYITDMLEGGREKFLVFAHHKLVLDHITAELGKKNASFIRIDGTTPSAERQQLCERFQYSTKTCVAVLSITAANMGLTLHSADLVIFAELFWNPGVLIQAEDRVHRIGQTSNVNIHYLVAKGTADDHLWPMIQEKMNVLEQVGLSESNLSDNAVNASFHSRDPNQRSIMEMFQRSFTEDDDIDEAVLLEAANDWEDTPPENSSGQQHGSLIQTPSKRTIKDFFSR
- the smarcal1 gene encoding SWI/SNF-related matrix-associated actin-dependent regulator of chromatin subfamily A-like protein 1 isoform X1, with product MSYQLTVEQQRKIEENRRKALERRAQRLGQTVTTNKQNSPGYNSTSVNVFQPPKQSALPDPATLSHHRETNDQASAPMRFVPPFKKDSQSFSNQNPKLQQVSGTGNQIKHNFASSRQIQVIDPLPQAKSQHVNSPVLPSGGSFGVKTSQPKPNPTSSGSGGAVSSFYKQPNKPAQSPVAQLPTNSSTSNAVPAKKPAISVIGKCVTHTEGRFRVEVGYHVELIAVFKSIPSKNYDPATKKWNFGLEDYQQLMEEAAAIASVSLRPLEGMDAVDVAAATSRARDGAALGALLKLCNGWQRPGATLQGQCILVSATKFEVDIGYHVDVIAAFKQMPTKSYDMKTRKWSFSLEDYKRLMDLLGGIAAVEVEPLPRAIIQAFSASFDGPRARSVDVPEADLSSIEPKLTCSLMPFQREGVNFAVSKQGRLLLADDMGLGKTVQAICIAAYYRSEWPLLVVAPSSVRFTWAEAFRRWLPSLTPDSINVVVKAKDHLRSGLVNIISYDLLSRMDKQQQGNPFNVLIMDESHFLKNIKTARCKSALPLLKAAKRVILLSGTPAMSRPSELYTQILAVRPTLFPRFHDFGIRYCDAKQMTWGWDYSGSSNLGELKLLLEECLMLRRLKSEVLSQLPAKQRKVVTVTIDGINTRTKAALSAAAKELAKGHRNKMEEKAALLVFYNHTAEAKLQAIMEYITDMLEGGREKFLVFAHHKLVLDHITAELGKKNASFIRIDGTTPSAERQQLCERFQYSTKTCVAVLSITAANMGLTLHSADLVIFAELFWNPGVLIQAEDRVHRIGQTSNVNIHYLVAKGTADDHLWPMIQEKMNVLEQVGLSESNLSDNAVNASFHSRDPNQRSIMEMFQRSFTEDDDIDEAVLLEAANDWEDTPPENSSGQQHGSLIQTPSKRTIKDFFSR